Within Actinoplanes sp. L3-i22, the genomic segment ACCACGACCTGCCAGCGCCCGCCGGACGGCGCGGTCGCCGCGCGCAGCACCAGCGCCCGCATCTCGCCGACGCCGATCGAGAGGCCTTCCGGGGCGACGAACCGTACGTCGGCATGGGTCTTCCCGAGCACCGTGCGGCAGCCGTGGCACTCACCGCAGCCGGCCCCGTCCCGCTCACACTCCAGCGCCGCCGCGAACGCCCGGGCCGCCAGCGACCGCCCGGACCCGGGTGGCCCGGTGAAGATCCAGGCATGGGTCATCGCCCCGCTGCCGACCTGCTCCCCGGCGACGACACGCGAAGCCGCCCGCGCGGCCCGCCGCAGCGTCTCGACCGTCTCGTCCTGCCCGACCAGGTCGGAGAACACCCCATCCCGAATCACCCACCGATGGTATTGCCCACCCCTGACAACCTCCGGACCGGTTGTCCCCTCCCGCCGCCACCACCCCGCATCCGTCGCCGCAACTCGTCCTCCGCCGCCCCCGCATCCGCCGCCGCGGCGCTTCCTCCACCGCCCCGCGTTTGCCGCCGGCTTTCCTCCGCCGCCCCCCATTCGCGGCGTGCCGCCGTCTTCTGCCGCGGCCCGGTCCGTCGCGCCGTGCCGCCGCGCTATCGCGGCCAGTCCCTCTCGCCGCCTGCTTTCTGCGTGTGCTTTTGGCGCCCGGCCGACGCCCACCCCTCGCATCGCCTTCGCCCGCCTCTCCAGCGCTGACGCAGGGTGATGATCAACGGGGATCTTGGTGACGCTGTGTTCAGCCGGGAAAGTTATCCACAGAGGACACCAAGGAGGTCGGGATGCCGGTAGATTCGGATTCCGGAACGCGACGGCGACATGACGCGCGGTGAGGAGCCTGGTGCATGGCCCGGGAGATCGACGAGGCGTGGATCGATGATGCGATCGATCGATATAAACGTGTCGAGGGCCTGCGCGCCGAGTTCGACAAGGCTGTGGCGGCGCATCAGGTAACGGTGCACTCGCCCGACCAGTCGATCGAGGTCGTGGTGTCCGCCGCCGGCGACATTCTCGACGTCCGGGTCCACGGTGCCCTGGCCCGGCGGGACGCCGTCGAGTTCGCCCGCGAGCTGAAGGCCGTCGTCACCAGCGCCACCGAGGCGGCCCGCTGGGCGCGGGAAAAGCTGCACGCCGAGGTTTTCGGTTCGTTCCGCTCCCTGGAGGCCTACTGACATGGACCGGCTCGCTGACCAGATCGATCAGGCGGCCGCCACGCTGACCACGATGGACCGGCGGGTGCCGCGGCTGCGCCCGGCCGCCGACGCGTTCGGCGCCGACGACACCGGCCGTCCCGGCCGGCTCGGGCGCCGGCTGCACGAGAGCTTGGTCGCGGCGCTCCAGGCCCGCGCCGACGAGGCGGCCGATCTGTCCCAGCGCCTGTCCGATCTGGCCCATTCAGTCCGCACCAACGCGCGGGACTACGCCGCGACCGACGAGACCGTCCAGCGCCGCTTCCTGAAGGGCCTCTGATGGACCGCCTCGATCATCTCCTCACCGCCGCCGAGCCGCTGCTGAGCCGGGTCGACCAGGTGCTCTCCGCGGTCGGCGCGCCCGAGGGCCACGAGGTCTGGCCCGAGCTGCGCCGGGTCCGGTTGCTCCCGGGCGACGCCGCCCGCGCGGTCGCCGCCCTGCACCCGGCCGCCGTCGCCGACGCGGCCCCCGAGCTCCGCGCCCAGGCCCAGGCCTGCACGGACACGGCGGACACCCTCCCGCTGGCGACCGGTTGGACCGGCGACGCCGCCAACGCCTACGAATCCGCCCGCCGCCGCGCCGCCGAGCAGCTGACCGCCGCCCCGGACAGCCTGTCCCGCCGGATGACCGCCACCGCCGACCTGGCCGACGCCTTGACCGACTGGATGACCCGCACCCGGGGCGACCTCGCCGGCGCGCTGGCCGGCGTCCTGATCTCAGCCGAGGCCCTCACCCTGACCGCCGGAGCCGGCTTCCCCCAGCCGGGCGAGACCCACGCCGCCGCCGACGTCGCAGCCCTCCTGCTCCGCACCGTCGGCGACAGCTACGACCAGGCCGAAGACCTACTGGCCGACGCCCTCTCCTTGAAGTCCCCCCAGCCAGCCTGATCCAGCCGGCTCGGTCCGGCTCGGCTCGGTCCGGCTCGGCTCGGTCCGGCTCGGCTCGGTCCGGCTCGGCTCGGTCCGGCTTGGCTTGGCTCGGTCCGGTCCGGTCTGATCCAGCCGGGCTGGCCGAGCAGCCTGATCAACCGGCGTGACCCCGCAGCCCGGCCCGGCCGATTCCCGGCAGTTCGGTCCCGCGCGGGTTGCCTGGCCGGACGGCGGGCTCTGCGGGTGTTGTGACCGATATTGTTCTTCGATGCCGTTGAATAATCCCTGGCTGGCGG encodes:
- a CDS encoding YbaB/EbfC family DNA-binding protein; the protein is MAREIDEAWIDDAIDRYKRVEGLRAEFDKAVAAHQVTVHSPDQSIEVVVSAAGDILDVRVHGALARRDAVEFARELKAVVTSATEAARWAREKLHAEVFGSFRSLEAY